From the Maioricimonas rarisocia genome, one window contains:
- a CDS encoding ThuA domain-containing protein produces the protein MHRRRFLSFAVLLSFTAALPVSARAAEKPSRVLFVTQSKGFMHGAVRRKDNKLAPSEIAMIQLGQQTGLFEVDCTQDAAADFTRENLQNYDIVAFYTTGDLPIAEEDRDYFFNEWLRQPGHGVLGFHSAADTYHNYEPYWDMIGGTFIGHPWNAGSTNTFTVHEPDNPLVAPFGKEFVIRDEIYMYRHWQPEKVRVLMSLDYSKSPTNSPVNTEHGYHVPLCWIKNYGDGKVYFNNLGHNESTWTNPAFLESITRAVKWIRGDIEVDASPNPEVSAAQEKKARADFEAGDFRKK, from the coding sequence ATGCATCGACGCCGATTCCTCTCGTTTGCGGTGCTGCTCAGTTTCACCGCCGCTCTGCCGGTCAGTGCCCGCGCCGCCGAGAAGCCCTCGCGCGTCCTGTTCGTGACACAGAGCAAAGGCTTCATGCACGGGGCCGTGCGTCGTAAGGACAACAAGCTGGCCCCCTCTGAGATCGCGATGATCCAGCTGGGTCAGCAGACCGGCCTGTTCGAGGTCGACTGTACGCAGGACGCCGCCGCCGATTTCACCCGCGAGAATCTGCAGAACTACGACATCGTTGCGTTCTACACCACCGGCGACCTCCCCATCGCCGAGGAGGATCGCGACTACTTCTTCAACGAATGGCTGCGGCAGCCGGGACACGGCGTGCTCGGGTTTCACTCTGCCGCCGACACCTACCACAACTACGAACCGTACTGGGACATGATCGGTGGAACGTTCATCGGTCACCCGTGGAACGCCGGCTCGACGAACACCTTCACCGTCCACGAGCCGGACAATCCGCTCGTGGCTCCATTCGGCAAGGAGTTCGTCATCCGCGACGAGATTTACATGTACCGTCACTGGCAGCCGGAAAAAGTCCGCGTGCTCATGAGCCTGGACTACTCGAAGAGCCCGACGAACAGTCCGGTCAACACCGAGCACGGCTACCACGTGCCGCTCTGCTGGATCAAGAACTACGGCGACGGAAAGGTGTACTTCAACAACCTGGGGCACAACGAGTCGACCTGGACCAACCCGGCCTTTCTCGAATCGATCACCCGGGCGGTGAAGTGGATCCGGGGAGACATCGAAGTCGATGCCAGCCCGAATCCCGAAGTCTCTGCCGCACAGGAGAAGAAAGCCCGCGCCGACTTCGAAGCGGGAGACTTCCGGAAGAAGTAA
- a CDS encoding carboxypeptidase regulatory-like domain-containing protein, with the protein MTRTRLTLTDAVSVFLLLCAAFLCVGNHSVSAESSHELAGRVVDEDGAPVANALVTGRLTYDEPIRELGQTDEEGRFRVQLDESASPDHVRLFVRAEGFGLADARGEEFDASNSENSDATLTLPRAVPIRGQLVDTAGHPAAGVRVRPYRVLRFGEDRRSPLAEAAADVEWVRELERKGRTVVYVDRSSELLLPWVETDAEGRFVIDSVGPDCLVGLMALGTRVEATTILVRSDDGEGFNIGYQRGEPELTVHPHSNIRQTVQPSVPLMGKVVEAETGQPVPSVTVSPWRGPGFSFFRAERLIASTTDANGDYALPGLPIGESRIFAAPPEDIWMVAVERQPNLADEDLLTRTDFKMPRGVTVTGRVTDMTTGKPVAGRIEAYVFVDNPHLESLKPSSLSTDRHTATVDDNGRFAIQVLPGPGILGFLASEGDEYRRGSGWDTIEHHRYREEERHSMFRTEPTYVTAWNHHLVVEIDPPADAETHTIDLVVGEKTIEVPLEFVRPSGGPSQVYYSNETSDNGPFSLVKFDFGQQQLGPGTIRFFEEEPGRVTQARSRDYKWAGWTWVEPTDKKARIELVESSTVRGRVVDAAGRPVAEAALRTPYLYDPTQKQAQFPSQPDDGYYPHTDDEGRFELVGLPADLPLTVEISIRDFAANRILDKRILLNDVELEVGETRDLGDIRFDELDRPDRE; encoded by the coding sequence ATGACTCGCACTCGATTGACACTGACCGATGCTGTTTCCGTCTTTCTCCTTCTCTGCGCAGCGTTTCTCTGCGTCGGCAATCATTCCGTATCGGCAGAGTCTTCGCACGAACTGGCCGGTCGCGTCGTCGATGAAGACGGCGCTCCCGTTGCGAACGCTCTGGTGACTGGCCGACTCACCTACGACGAGCCAATCCGCGAACTCGGACAGACAGATGAAGAAGGTCGGTTTCGCGTTCAGCTCGACGAATCTGCGAGTCCCGATCACGTCCGGTTGTTCGTCCGTGCTGAAGGCTTCGGACTGGCCGATGCCCGCGGCGAAGAGTTCGACGCGTCGAACTCCGAGAACAGCGACGCGACGCTGACCCTGCCGAGGGCGGTACCGATTCGGGGACAGCTTGTTGACACCGCGGGCCACCCGGCTGCTGGCGTCCGGGTCCGACCGTATCGCGTGCTTCGGTTCGGTGAAGATCGTCGCTCGCCTCTCGCGGAAGCTGCTGCGGACGTGGAATGGGTGCGGGAGCTGGAACGGAAGGGCCGGACCGTGGTGTACGTCGATCGCTCCTCGGAACTGCTCCTGCCCTGGGTCGAGACGGACGCCGAGGGACGATTCGTCATCGACTCGGTCGGTCCAGACTGTCTCGTTGGTCTGATGGCACTGGGAACACGCGTCGAGGCGACAACGATCCTCGTCCGGTCGGATGACGGGGAAGGCTTCAACATCGGGTACCAGCGGGGTGAGCCGGAACTGACGGTCCATCCTCACAGCAACATCCGGCAGACCGTACAGCCTTCCGTTCCTCTCATGGGGAAAGTCGTCGAGGCAGAGACCGGCCAGCCGGTCCCGAGTGTGACCGTCAGCCCGTGGCGTGGCCCCGGCTTCTCCTTCTTCCGTGCCGAACGCCTCATCGCCTCCACGACCGACGCCAACGGCGATTACGCCCTGCCGGGCCTGCCGATTGGAGAATCCCGCATCTTCGCCGCACCTCCCGAAGACATCTGGATGGTCGCGGTCGAACGCCAGCCAAACCTTGCGGATGAAGATCTGCTGACCCGCACCGACTTCAAGATGCCACGGGGCGTCACGGTGACCGGCCGGGTCACCGACATGACAACCGGCAAGCCTGTTGCGGGCCGTATCGAAGCATACGTGTTTGTCGACAACCCGCACCTGGAGTCACTCAAGCCGTCTTCACTCAGCACGGATCGCCATACGGCAACCGTGGACGACAACGGCCGCTTCGCGATCCAGGTCCTGCCCGGTCCCGGAATTCTCGGCTTCCTCGCTTCGGAAGGTGATGAGTATCGCCGGGGAAGTGGCTGGGACACGATCGAGCACCACCGCTACCGCGAAGAAGAACGGCACTCGATGTTTCGGACGGAGCCGACCTACGTCACCGCGTGGAACCACCATCTGGTCGTCGAAATCGACCCTCCCGCCGACGCCGAAACGCATACGATCGACCTGGTCGTCGGTGAGAAGACGATCGAGGTTCCGCTCGAGTTCGTGCGTCCATCCGGCGGTCCGTCGCAGGTCTACTACTCTAACGAGACTTCCGACAACGGACCGTTCTCGCTGGTGAAGTTCGACTTTGGCCAGCAGCAACTGGGGCCGGGGACGATCCGTTTCTTCGAAGAGGAGCCCGGGCGTGTCACGCAGGCCCGCAGCCGCGACTACAAATGGGCCGGCTGGACCTGGGTGGAACCGACCGACAAGAAAGCCCGCATTGAACTGGTGGAGTCGTCGACCGTTCGGGGACGGGTGGTCGATGCGGCGGGCCGACCGGTGGCCGAGGCAGCGCTGCGTACTCCCTACCTTTACGATCCGACTCAGAAGCAGGCTCAGTTTCCCTCACAGCCGGACGATGGCTACTACCCGCATACCGACGACGAGGGGCGGTTCGAACTGGTAGGGCTCCCTGCCGACCTGCCGCTGACGGTTGAGATCAGCATCAGGGACTTCGCCGCCAACCGGATTCTCGACAAACGCATTCTGCTGAATGACGTGGAACTCGAAGTCGGCGAGACGCGGGACCTGGGTGACATCCGGTTCGACGAACTGGATCGCCCGGACCGTGAATGA
- a CDS encoding M24 family metallopeptidase, with product MAFDVSTIQQALRDFDIDAWLLYDFRGCNSLACRVLEIDEDAIGSRRWLYRIPAEGEPHKLVHRIESAALDHLPGGKTVYLRWQEFEAGVADLVKGFARVAMEYSPRNANPYVARADAGTVELVRGEGADVVSSGDLVQLFEAVWDEQQWEMHQEVAVHTNAAFDIAWDFVAKRIRDEGAAEEAAVRDVIMDHFAKNDLVTYHPPIVGRGPHSGLPHYETGTGDDTRIREGDFVLIDLWAKLNRPRSVYSDLTRTGYVGTDVPGKYTEIFEIVAAARDAGIALVKDAFAQSRPLQGWEVDDAVRKVIDDAGYGDFYGHRTGHNIGQEVHGNGAHMDNLETHEERLVLPRTCFSIEPGIYLPEFGVRSEVDVYIDAEGGVHVTGGELQTAVVPILAR from the coding sequence GTGGCATTCGACGTCAGCACGATCCAGCAGGCGCTTCGCGACTTCGACATCGACGCCTGGCTTCTGTACGACTTTCGCGGCTGCAACTCTCTGGCGTGCCGTGTGCTGGAGATCGACGAAGACGCGATCGGTTCGCGAAGATGGCTGTACCGGATTCCGGCAGAAGGTGAGCCGCACAAGCTGGTGCACCGGATCGAATCCGCGGCACTCGATCACCTTCCGGGTGGCAAGACGGTCTATCTGCGGTGGCAGGAGTTCGAAGCGGGTGTCGCCGACCTGGTGAAGGGGTTTGCACGTGTCGCGATGGAGTATTCGCCGCGGAACGCCAATCCCTATGTCGCCCGAGCCGATGCCGGCACCGTCGAGCTGGTGCGGGGAGAAGGGGCGGACGTCGTCTCGTCAGGCGACCTGGTGCAGTTGTTCGAGGCGGTCTGGGACGAACAGCAGTGGGAAATGCATCAGGAGGTGGCCGTTCACACGAACGCGGCGTTCGACATCGCGTGGGACTTCGTCGCGAAGCGCATCCGGGACGAAGGGGCTGCCGAAGAAGCCGCAGTCCGCGACGTCATCATGGATCACTTTGCGAAGAACGATCTGGTGACGTACCACCCGCCGATCGTCGGTCGGGGGCCACACAGTGGACTTCCGCATTACGAGACCGGGACCGGCGATGACACCCGCATTCGCGAAGGGGACTTCGTACTGATCGATCTGTGGGCGAAGCTCAACCGGCCGCGGTCCGTGTACAGCGACCTGACGCGGACCGGCTATGTCGGCACCGATGTTCCCGGGAAGTACACCGAGATCTTTGAGATCGTTGCTGCAGCTCGGGACGCCGGCATTGCTCTCGTAAAGGACGCGTTCGCGCAGTCCCGACCGCTGCAGGGTTGGGAAGTCGATGACGCGGTCCGCAAGGTGATCGACGATGCTGGCTATGGTGACTTCTACGGTCACCGGACCGGGCACAACATTGGTCAGGAGGTTCACGGCAACGGCGCGCACATGGACAACCTGGAAACGCACGAAGAGCGACTCGTCCTGCCGCGAACCTGCTTCTCGATCGAGCCGGGAATTTACCTGCCCGAGTTCGGCGTCCGCAGCGAAGTGGATGTCTACATCGATGCGGAGGGTGGCGTCCACGTCACCGGTGGCGAACTGCAGACGGCCGTGGTCCCGATTCTGGCAAGGTGA
- a CDS encoding NUDIX hydrolase: MAAESGQQGERKILAEGKFLRLVHDNGWEFAERVNSSGVVAVVATTDAGEIVITEQYRPAVRQNVIDLPAGLAGDIEGEEDEALSRAAERELLEETGFESDGMTELFTGPPSAGMSSEQVTFFRAGRITRVHDGGGDHSEDITVHLVPVADAWDWLTEKAGPERSIDPKVFCGLYFAR, translated from the coding sequence ATGGCAGCCGAATCCGGACAACAGGGTGAGCGGAAGATCCTCGCAGAGGGGAAGTTCCTCCGGCTGGTCCATGACAATGGCTGGGAATTTGCCGAGCGGGTGAACTCCAGCGGCGTCGTGGCCGTGGTTGCGACGACCGACGCCGGCGAAATTGTGATCACCGAGCAGTACCGTCCCGCCGTCCGCCAGAACGTCATCGACTTGCCTGCCGGCCTGGCCGGGGACATCGAAGGAGAAGAGGACGAGGCTCTCAGCCGGGCCGCCGAGCGGGAACTTCTCGAAGAGACCGGTTTCGAATCCGACGGCATGACCGAACTGTTCACCGGTCCGCCTTCTGCCGGGATGAGCAGCGAGCAGGTGACGTTCTTCCGTGCCGGGCGGATTACTCGCGTTCACGACGGCGGCGGCGATCACAGCGAGGACATCACGGTGCATCTGGTGCCGGTGGCCGACGCATGGGACTGGCTCACCGAGAAGGCGGGACCGGAGCGGAGCATCGATCCTAAGGTTTTTTGTGGACTGTACTTCGCCAGGTGA
- a CDS encoding class I SAM-dependent methyltransferase yields the protein MSQQIDVYEAQQQKFDNREFDLDSVRLDHYQKPRFGPWCPYWSAYSKVAERVEPGKRLLVVGSGYGRDALIYASLGYQVDGIDLSRKCVETSRELARRFDLTDRATFHQQPAEALEFDDATFDAAVGIDIIHHVDTQTCVDEIYRVLKPGGWAVFREPRLTPFRDLLRNSPPVTWILPKGVKSLATGSMHFEDAPGEKNLDGTDFRIMRERFGNLKVTRFHVIAKLSSLFGRRPMLERWDHQMFKLLPFMRWFGDQMTLEVHKQA from the coding sequence ATGAGCCAGCAGATCGACGTCTACGAGGCCCAGCAGCAGAAGTTCGACAACCGCGAGTTCGATCTCGATTCGGTCAGACTGGACCATTACCAGAAGCCACGCTTCGGTCCCTGGTGTCCGTACTGGTCGGCCTATTCGAAAGTCGCCGAGCGGGTCGAGCCGGGCAAGCGACTGCTGGTTGTCGGATCAGGATACGGTCGCGACGCGCTGATCTATGCCAGCCTGGGTTACCAGGTGGATGGCATCGATTTGTCCCGGAAATGCGTGGAGACGTCCCGGGAGCTGGCTCGACGGTTCGACCTGACCGACCGAGCGACGTTTCACCAGCAACCGGCTGAGGCGCTTGAATTCGACGATGCCACATTCGACGCCGCCGTCGGGATCGACATTATTCACCACGTCGACACCCAGACCTGCGTCGACGAGATTTATCGCGTTCTCAAGCCGGGTGGTTGGGCTGTCTTTCGGGAGCCGCGTCTGACCCCGTTTCGCGACCTGCTGCGCAATTCACCGCCGGTCACCTGGATCCTTCCCAAAGGGGTCAAATCGCTGGCGACCGGGTCGATGCACTTCGAGGATGCCCCGGGAGAGAAGAACCTGGACGGCACCGACTTCCGCATCATGCGGGAGCGGTTCGGCAACCTGAAGGTGACCCGTTTTCACGTCATCGCCAAGCTGTCGTCGCTCTTCGGCCGCCGCCCCATGCTCGAACGCTGGGACCACCAGATGTTCAAGCTGCTCCCCTTCATGCGGTGGTTCGGCGACCAGATGACCCTCGAGGTTCACAAACAGGCTTAA